The following proteins come from a genomic window of Vallitaleaceae bacterium 9-2:
- a CDS encoding class I mannose-6-phosphate isomerase, translated as MEPIFFDPDFKERVWGGEKLSTQLNKTIPFAHTGESWEVACHDNGQSKVRLGQYAGMTLEELLIQEGEAVIGEPFLPGDKFPLLIKFIDAKEKLSVQVHPDDAYANIHENGEYGKSEAWYVLQADPGATLIAGLKPGTTREVFTSKLEANQLEDVLNEVQVQAGDVLDIPAGLIHAIGNGILLAEVQQNSDTTYRVYDWNRVGLDGQPRELHIESSIAVSDFSGKHSTELAKPSVQTMDTYTLKTFVRNPYFVLEELHVHDRFTSSGRGQYFEIYMCVEGTMELDYEGGHINASKGDVFMIPAALQKYALKGHGKLVRTYIEKKA; from the coding sequence ATGGAACCTATTTTTTTTGATCCAGACTTTAAAGAACGTGTGTGGGGAGGAGAAAAACTTTCGACACAATTAAATAAAACCATTCCATTTGCACATACAGGAGAGAGCTGGGAAGTGGCTTGCCATGATAATGGACAATCGAAGGTTCGCCTCGGACAATATGCAGGAATGACGTTGGAAGAACTTTTGATTCAAGAAGGCGAAGCCGTGATAGGAGAGCCCTTTTTGCCAGGTGATAAGTTCCCGCTCTTAATAAAGTTCATTGATGCAAAAGAAAAGTTGTCTGTGCAGGTACATCCTGACGATGCATATGCAAACATACATGAAAATGGAGAGTATGGTAAAAGTGAGGCATGGTATGTTCTTCAGGCAGATCCAGGGGCAACATTAATTGCAGGGTTAAAGCCCGGAACAACGCGAGAAGTATTTACGTCAAAATTAGAGGCCAATCAATTAGAAGATGTGCTTAACGAGGTTCAAGTTCAAGCGGGAGATGTTTTGGATATTCCGGCGGGCTTAATTCATGCGATTGGTAACGGGATTTTATTGGCAGAAGTTCAACAAAACTCCGATACCACCTATCGTGTATATGATTGGAATAGAGTAGGGCTAGATGGACAACCAAGAGAACTTCATATTGAATCGTCCATTGCAGTGAGTGACTTTTCCGGGAAGCATTCAACAGAGCTTGCCAAGCCTTCGGTCCAAACAATGGATACATATACCTTAAAAACGTTTGTACGCAATCCATACTTTGTACTAGAAGAGCTTCACGTTCATGATCGCTTTACATCCTCAGGCCGAGGTCAATATTTTGAGATATATATGTGTGTCGAAGGAACGATGGAACTAGACTACGAAGGTGGACACATCAACGCTTCCAAAGGAGATGTGTTTATGATACCTGCAGCACTGCAAAAGTATGCATTGAAAGGACATGGGAAACTCGTAAGAACATATATAGAAAAGAAGGCTTAA
- a CDS encoding ABC transporter permease subunit has protein sequence MLFVVVKKELLRVFTDRRLVFSAFILPALSIFILYSLMGKMIGNMTQSIEENIPTVKAANAPESFREYMATQSIPIEYIDMKALDTTKEEILTGTTELLLVFSENFEVTIQEYATADKPDIHTFYNPSEEYSQSAKNTFEYTLLPEYETMLLTQRFDGINAFTAFTIDRDNEQSKIAQPGKEAGFSLAFMMPMLLNIMLFAGAMGIGIDVIAGEKERGTMATMLLTPVNRETIAMGKVISLGIVAIVSAICTFGAIIASLPNASALLAAGNEVSIAGLAFTGMDYLMLLVILIVQVGVFVGLICLISVIAKSVKEAGTYISPIYILVMISAFGTVFTTGDVKLYNYFIPVMGNVFAIKELLLKELSYMEFGVTVGVSLVLIGILLKLITLAFNHEKIMFN, from the coding sequence ATGCTGTTTGTTGTGGTGAAGAAGGAGTTGCTACGTGTCTTTACGGATCGACGCTTGGTCTTTTCAGCATTTATCTTGCCTGCACTTAGTATTTTTATTTTGTATTCGCTCATGGGTAAAATGATTGGAAATATGACCCAATCCATTGAAGAAAATATTCCTACAGTTAAAGCGGCTAATGCACCAGAATCTTTTCGTGAATATATGGCGACCCAATCGATACCGATAGAATATATTGACATGAAGGCATTAGATACGACAAAGGAAGAGATTCTTACAGGAACAACAGAGCTTCTTCTTGTATTTTCTGAAAACTTTGAAGTAACTATTCAAGAGTATGCAACAGCCGACAAACCTGATATTCATACTTTTTATAATCCGTCAGAAGAGTATTCTCAATCGGCAAAAAATACCTTTGAATATACACTGTTACCAGAATATGAAACGATGTTATTAACACAAAGGTTTGATGGGATAAATGCTTTTACTGCATTTACAATTGATCGGGATAATGAGCAGAGCAAGATAGCGCAACCGGGTAAGGAAGCAGGGTTTTCTTTGGCATTTATGATGCCGATGCTTCTAAATATCATGCTGTTTGCTGGTGCAATGGGCATCGGTATTGATGTAATAGCAGGGGAGAAGGAGCGAGGCACAATGGCTACGATGCTTTTGACCCCTGTCAACCGTGAGACGATTGCAATGGGAAAAGTTATTAGTCTGGGGATTGTTGCTATTGTAAGTGCTATCTGTACGTTTGGTGCAATCATAGCATCTCTTCCCAACGCGTCAGCACTTTTAGCGGCAGGCAACGAAGTGTCTATAGCAGGTTTGGCTTTTACAGGTATGGATTATTTGATGCTTTTGGTCATTTTAATTGTTCAAGTCGGTGTTTTTGTTGGATTGATATGCCTTATTTCTGTTATTGCAAAAAGTGTTAAAGAAGCGGGGACCTATATTTCGCCAATTTATATTTTGGTGATGATCTCGGCTTTTGGGACAGTCTTTACCACTGGTGATGTGAAGCTTTACAATTATTTTATTCCAGTCATGGGTAATGTATTTGCGATCAAAGAACTATTGTTAAAAGAGCTGTCTTATATGGAATTTGGAGTTACCGTAGGGGTGTCATTAGTATTGATTGGAATTTTATTAAAGCTAATAACCCTTGCTTTTAATCATGAAAAAATAATGTTCAACTGA
- a CDS encoding PEGA domain-containing protein codes for MKLKVEKNILTKMIIAGIVGLTIIIIGGIIFASSLKTEDKGKVTSALPTQESDEELSQDAEKDKTYTRGLGLVTEVDKLNQKMVIVDVDTSTSLTLKVTAATSIEDEYGTHIVLEKIIPGYLVNVKYEVDDYVTESIKIAAQVQTIRNIDNFVANEELKTIQIGSDIFEYDHNVLVKNSEGPVEISKLSVADDIVVRAHEGKVWSILVENGHGFLVLKNYESYIDGRLEIGNRESHTIVRDMKVPIKAGVHQIVVTNEQMTPYSASVFIEENEEFVVDLGELAPRVATVRLEIVQPDATVYIDDKKIDNPTQERQLDYGEYSVRVESPGYVSWEGILVVDQAYIAQRIDMEVEPLYIYISGPAGANFYVDNVLKGTLEANKPLGVPITPGGHTLQLRKTDYNTWERNVFIEDTGEDYYYTVSSMTEIPTVPVPTPDQGNGQTPNDPTQPNANQNDGTGTTNPVQDVYGN; via the coding sequence ATGAAACTAAAAGTAGAAAAGAATATATTGACAAAGATGATTATCGCTGGAATTGTAGGGCTAACCATTATTATTATTGGAGGCATTATCTTTGCTAGCTCTTTAAAAACAGAGGATAAGGGCAAAGTTACGAGTGCGCTTCCAACACAAGAGAGTGATGAAGAACTAAGTCAAGACGCGGAAAAAGACAAAACATATACCCGTGGCTTAGGATTAGTGACAGAAGTTGATAAATTAAATCAGAAGATGGTCATTGTGGATGTGGATACCAGTACCAGTTTAACCTTAAAAGTTACAGCAGCCACATCCATTGAAGATGAGTATGGAACACATATTGTGCTCGAAAAGATTATTCCTGGGTACTTGGTTAATGTCAAATATGAAGTGGATGATTATGTAACAGAGTCAATTAAGATTGCGGCACAAGTGCAAACCATTCGTAATATTGATAACTTTGTTGCCAATGAAGAATTAAAGACGATTCAAATTGGAAGTGATATTTTTGAATATGACCATAATGTTTTAGTGAAAAACAGTGAAGGACCTGTTGAGATTTCCAAGCTAAGTGTAGCAGATGATATTGTCGTTCGTGCACATGAAGGTAAGGTTTGGTCGATTTTAGTGGAAAATGGACATGGATTTTTGGTTCTAAAAAACTATGAGTCCTATATTGATGGACGCTTAGAAATAGGAAACCGTGAGTCCCATACCATCGTAAGGGATATGAAAGTGCCTATTAAAGCCGGCGTGCATCAAATTGTAGTTACAAATGAACAGATGACACCGTATTCGGCATCGGTCTTTATAGAAGAAAACGAAGAGTTCGTTGTGGACCTTGGCGAGTTGGCACCTAGAGTGGCAACTGTTCGACTAGAAATTGTCCAACCCGATGCGACCGTCTATATTGATGATAAAAAAATTGACAACCCGACGCAGGAGCGCCAACTGGACTATGGAGAGTATTCAGTTCGTGTTGAAAGTCCGGGATATGTGTCTTGGGAAGGGATATTGGTTGTGGACCAAGCCTATATTGCTCAGCGCATTGACATGGAAGTTGAACCGTTATATATTTATATTAGTGGACCTGCGGGAGCTAATTTTTATGTTGATAATGTGTTAAAAGGCACACTTGAAGCAAATAAACCCCTTGGAGTACCTATTACTCCAGGCGGACATACGCTCCAATTACGTAAAACAGACTATAACACATGGGAACGTAATGTGTTCATAGAAGATACAGGTGAAGATTATTATTATACGGTTTCGTCGATGACGGAGATTCCTACGGTTCCTGTTCCAACACCTGACCAAGGCAATGGACAGACACCTAATGATCCGACCCAACCTAACGCGAATCAAAATGATGGAACAGGGACGACAAATCCAGTCCAAGATGTATATGGAAATTAA
- a CDS encoding phospho-sugar mutase produces the protein MSYMEKYQEWLTNPAIDEETKQELRAIQDNAKEIEDRFYRELEFGTGGLRGVIGAGTNRINIYTIRKATQGLSNYIKKEGEEAMKRGVVIAYDSRRFSPEFADEAARVLAANNITAYVFESLRATPVLSYAVRQLNAISGIVITASHNPPEYNGYKVYWEDGAQVTSPKDKAIIHEVNSITDYETIATMGREEAESAGRYHVIGKEIDDAYIEELKKLIIDPQVIKKEAKGFKIVYTPLHGTGNIPVRRILDEIGFEHVYVVAEQELPDSEFSTVSYPNPEDIKAFELALKLGKEKDADVIMATDPDADRLGVLAKAKDGSYVPLSGNNIGMLLMEYILKRKKEKGILPDNGAVIGTIVSTNMSRPIAKAYDVEFMEVLTGFKYIGEKIKEFKETGSHEYLFGFEESYGCLIGTHARDKDAVVAVMGVAELAAYYKSQGLTLYEALIELYEKYGYYMESLQSITLKGVEGVATIQYILSQLRENAPKSFGGKQVLAARDYEEGVIKNFVTGETTSTGLPSSNVLYYELEDDLWFCVRPSGTEPKVKFYFGVKGESEKAALTLRQQLEEEVMKYIDQIIQSK, from the coding sequence ATGAGCTATATGGAAAAATATCAAGAGTGGTTAACGAATCCAGCTATTGACGAGGAAACAAAACAAGAATTAAGAGCGATTCAAGACAATGCAAAAGAGATTGAAGATCGATTTTATAGGGAGTTAGAATTTGGTACGGGTGGATTGCGTGGTGTTATCGGTGCGGGAACCAATAGAATTAATATTTATACCATTCGAAAAGCAACACAAGGTCTTTCAAACTATATCAAAAAAGAAGGCGAAGAAGCCATGAAACGTGGCGTTGTTATTGCTTATGATTCTCGACGTTTTTCACCGGAATTTGCGGATGAAGCGGCACGCGTTCTTGCAGCTAACAATATTACAGCTTATGTCTTTGAATCCTTAAGAGCAACACCTGTATTATCCTATGCAGTACGCCAACTCAATGCAATATCGGGTATTGTTATTACTGCAAGTCATAATCCTCCTGAATATAATGGGTATAAAGTGTATTGGGAAGATGGCGCGCAAGTTACGTCGCCAAAAGATAAAGCGATTATTCATGAAGTCAATTCAATTACGGATTATGAAACGATTGCAACAATGGGGCGTGAAGAGGCTGAGAGTGCCGGACGCTATCATGTTATCGGTAAGGAAATTGATGATGCTTATATCGAAGAACTAAAAAAATTAATTATTGACCCACAAGTCATAAAAAAAGAAGCAAAAGGCTTCAAAATTGTCTATACACCACTACATGGAACAGGCAATATCCCTGTGCGTCGAATCTTAGATGAAATCGGATTTGAACATGTGTATGTTGTTGCAGAGCAGGAATTGCCCGACAGCGAATTTTCTACAGTAAGCTATCCGAATCCGGAAGATATTAAAGCCTTTGAATTGGCACTTAAGTTAGGAAAAGAAAAAGATGCAGATGTTATTATGGCAACAGACCCAGATGCAGACCGTTTAGGGGTCCTTGCGAAAGCTAAAGATGGCAGTTACGTTCCGCTTTCCGGTAATAATATAGGCATGTTACTCATGGAATATATTTTAAAGCGCAAAAAAGAAAAAGGCATATTACCGGATAATGGAGCTGTTATTGGAACCATTGTATCGACAAATATGTCGCGTCCGATAGCAAAAGCATATGATGTAGAATTTATGGAAGTCCTTACTGGATTTAAATATATAGGTGAAAAAATCAAAGAGTTTAAAGAAACAGGGTCACACGAATATCTCTTTGGGTTTGAAGAAAGCTATGGCTGCCTAATCGGTACACATGCAAGGGATAAGGATGCAGTTGTAGCTGTGATGGGTGTTGCGGAGCTAGCGGCATATTATAAGTCACAGGGGCTAACATTATATGAAGCATTGATTGAACTCTATGAAAAATACGGATATTATATGGAGTCCCTACAAAGTATTACACTTAAAGGTGTAGAGGGTGTGGCGACGATTCAATACATTCTTTCACAACTTCGTGAAAATGCTCCTAAAAGTTTTGGCGGAAAGCAAGTTCTTGCGGCGAGAGACTATGAAGAGGGTGTGATTAAGAACTTTGTGACAGGTGAAACCACTTCTACAGGGTTACCTTCATCGAATGTACTCTACTATGAACTTGAGGATGACCTTTGGTTTTGCGTAAGACCATCAGGAACAGAGCCTAAAGTTAAATTTTATTTTGGTGTTAAAGGCGAAAGTGAAAAAGCAGCATTAACATTACGCCAACAGCTTGAAGAAGAAGTAATGAAGTATATAGATCAAATTATTCAATCCAAATAG
- a CDS encoding Veg family protein has protein sequence MIGRDDLFQVKQEINNYVGSRVKIRANKGRKKIVVKEGIIENTYPSIFVVKVYDRFHRSERVVSYSYTDVLTHTVELSLCKEIVS, from the coding sequence ATGATAGGAAGAGATGATCTTTTTCAAGTCAAGCAGGAGATTAATAATTATGTAGGCAGTCGAGTAAAGATTCGAGCCAATAAGGGTAGAAAGAAAATTGTGGTTAAAGAAGGGATTATTGAAAACACATATCCAAGTATTTTTGTTGTAAAAGTCTATGATAGATTTCACCGTTCAGAAAGGGTAGTATCCTATAGCTATACAGATGTATTGACACATACAGTTGAATTATCCTTGTGTAAGGAGATCGTATCATAG
- a CDS encoding GntR family transcriptional regulator: MEQKLKVNLNEYLPLRDIVFNTLREAILKGDFAPGERLMEKQLAERMGVSRTPIREAIRKLELEGLVIMVPRKGAEVASITNKDIIDVLEVRATLEALAVRLACKKMSDEELNELVEVNEEFRIAAAKKDVEMIINKDVEFHDIIFHSSDNEKLIQIINNLREQIYRFRVEYIYKMENYDQLVIEHDEIVNAMKERRGLDASSIALRHIENQEKSVLELFNL; the protein is encoded by the coding sequence ATGGAACAAAAATTAAAAGTAAATCTAAACGAATACTTACCATTACGCGACATTGTTTTTAATACGCTTAGAGAAGCGATATTAAAGGGAGATTTTGCACCAGGCGAACGATTAATGGAAAAACAATTGGCAGAACGCATGGGCGTTAGTCGTACACCGATTCGTGAGGCTATCCGTAAACTTGAATTAGAAGGACTTGTTATTATGGTTCCGCGCAAGGGTGCAGAGGTTGCTAGTATTACCAACAAAGATATTATTGATGTACTAGAAGTACGAGCAACCTTGGAAGCTCTAGCGGTTAGATTGGCATGCAAAAAAATGTCAGATGAAGAGTTAAATGAACTTGTTGAGGTTAATGAAGAGTTTAGGATTGCTGCGGCAAAAAAAGATGTCGAGATGATTATCAACAAGGATGTTGAATTTCATGACATTATTTTTCATTCATCAGACAATGAAAAATTAATTCAGATAATTAATAACTTGCGTGAACAGATTTATCGTTTTCGTGTCGAATATATCTATAAAATGGAAAATTATGATCAACTAGTCATAGAACATGATGAGATTGTCAATGCGATGAAGGAGCGAAGGGGCTTAGATGCATCTTCGATTGCGCTTCGCCATATTGAAAACCAAGAAAAAAGCGTTTTGGAGCTTTTTAATCTATAG
- the ispE gene encoding 4-(cytidine 5'-diphospho)-2-C-methyl-D-erythritol kinase — MREIKLKARAKINISLDVIGRRDNGYHDVLMIMQTINLYDKLLLRKQKENQITIHTNLPYLPVDERNLVYKIIQFMKEKYAIDDGVYVDLYKMIPVAAGMAGGSSDAAQTIIGMNKLFQLRLSQNEMMDIGEQFGADIPYCIMQGTVLASGLGEQLEVLDPFPKAYVLIAKPRFSVSTPAVYQRYDDILPQEHPDTDTLLVGIQEQNIQKICAHLGNVLESVTIEMHPEIAKIKVDMLMLGAQGSLMSGSGPTVYGLFTDKKKAEQAKKRLRKEHNLQFVYLTTIYNRKRD, encoded by the coding sequence ATGCGAGAAATCAAATTGAAAGCAAGAGCAAAAATTAATATTTCCCTAGATGTTATCGGGCGCAGAGATAATGGATACCACGATGTTTTAATGATTATGCAAACCATTAATCTATATGATAAATTGCTTTTGCGAAAGCAAAAAGAAAATCAAATCACGATACATACGAATTTACCTTATTTGCCTGTGGACGAGCGTAATTTGGTATATAAAATCATACAGTTTATGAAAGAAAAGTACGCCATTGATGATGGTGTGTATGTGGATCTTTATAAAATGATTCCAGTAGCCGCTGGCATGGCGGGTGGAAGTTCAGATGCGGCACAAACAATTATCGGAATGAACAAGCTTTTTCAATTAAGATTATCACAAAATGAAATGATGGATATCGGAGAACAGTTTGGAGCAGATATCCCATATTGCATTATGCAAGGAACCGTGTTGGCATCAGGATTAGGAGAACAACTAGAAGTACTTGATCCATTTCCAAAGGCATATGTACTTATTGCCAAGCCACGTTTTAGTGTATCGACACCAGCAGTATATCAACGCTATGATGATATACTGCCACAGGAACATCCAGATACGGATACACTTTTGGTAGGAATCCAAGAGCAAAATATTCAAAAAATATGTGCTCATCTTGGCAATGTTCTTGAAAGTGTTACGATTGAGATGCATCCGGAGATTGCAAAGATTAAAGTGGATATGTTGATGCTAGGAGCCCAAGGATCACTTATGAGCGGAAGTGGACCGACAGTATATGGTCTGTTTACAGATAAAAAGAAAGCTGAACAGGCAAAAAAAAGATTACGTAAAGAACATAATTTACAGTTTGTCTATCTAACCACAATATATAATCGAAAGAGGGATTAG
- a CDS encoding CCA tRNA nucleotidyltransferase, protein MMQFKIPKNVEYILEQIHKSGEEAYIVGGCVRDIIMDMEPEDYDITTSAQPEHIKRLFRKTIDTGLEHGTVTVLIDGVGYEVTTYRIEGKYEDYRRPTEVVFTRSLDEDLLRRDFTINAMAYNPIEGIIDLYGGQEDIQKKVLRCVGHPEDRFNEDALRMLRAIRFSAKLDFDIEMATYEAMKKYAYLIEYVSAERIYTEITKTLLSKEPWRIEELANCGLIQHILSEYILHLEDPSIYEALMRVPPALHLRWAIYLSGILSAYQHHPNQAKIITEILKALRFDNKTSEKVKMLITQEKTTISVDKLSIRRHASLLTPPMLYDLLCYKEAKGLILPKEHERIRELLDTIVQDQDCLSIKDLDISGKDLIGMGINQGQRIGQVLEELLEYVLTYPKNNQKDILIKYVQKIMK, encoded by the coding sequence ATGATGCAGTTTAAAATACCAAAAAATGTTGAGTATATTTTAGAGCAAATCCATAAAAGTGGTGAAGAAGCATATATTGTCGGAGGCTGTGTACGTGATATTATAATGGACATGGAACCGGAGGACTATGATATTACCACTTCAGCCCAGCCAGAGCATATCAAACGTCTCTTTCGAAAAACGATTGATACCGGCTTAGAGCATGGGACGGTGACCGTCTTAATTGACGGTGTAGGCTATGAAGTGACAACGTACCGAATTGAAGGTAAGTATGAGGACTATCGCCGACCAACAGAAGTGGTGTTTACCCGTTCTCTGGATGAAGATTTGCTGCGTCGCGACTTTACCATTAACGCGATGGCTTATAATCCCATTGAAGGAATTATAGATTTGTACGGTGGTCAGGAAGATATTCAAAAGAAGGTGCTTCGATGTGTTGGACATCCAGAAGATAGGTTCAATGAAGATGCTCTAAGAATGCTTAGAGCCATTCGATTTAGTGCTAAATTAGATTTTGATATTGAGATGGCAACCTATGAAGCAATGAAAAAATATGCCTACCTCATTGAATATGTCAGTGCTGAAAGAATATATACAGAAATAACAAAGACGTTGCTATCAAAAGAACCGTGGCGCATTGAAGAACTTGCAAACTGTGGATTGATTCAACATATTTTGTCAGAGTATATTTTGCACCTTGAAGATCCAAGCATCTATGAAGCCTTGATGCGAGTACCACCAGCATTACATTTACGTTGGGCGATATATTTGTCAGGAATCTTATCGGCATATCAGCATCATCCAAATCAAGCTAAAATTATTACAGAGATTTTAAAAGCATTAAGGTTTGACAATAAGACCAGTGAAAAGGTAAAAATGTTGATAACACAAGAGAAAACGACAATCTCTGTGGATAAGCTCAGCATTCGTCGCCATGCAAGTTTATTGACTCCGCCCATGCTTTATGACTTGTTATGCTATAAAGAAGCAAAAGGGTTGATTTTACCGAAAGAACACGAGAGAATTCGAGAGCTTCTGGATACAATTGTTCAAGATCAGGATTGCTTATCTATTAAAGACCTTGATATTAGTGGCAAAGATCTCATAGGGATGGGAATTAATCAAGGGCAACGTATCGGTCAAGTATTAGAAGAACTATTGGAGTATGTGTTAACTTATCCCAAGAACAATCAAAAAGATATACTTATAAAATATGTTCAAAAAATAATGAAGTAG
- a CDS encoding O-antigen ligase family protein: MNAVMRINYRIWLLSLFILPFIQGGYFNYAVLGFGVIHSIVLVVVIVSGKFTFRIDGVRLFVIGLFILSLLNFDSAIDIGMQPFGILRNLVPVMVILCYDSFKAIDEKQVNHQVATTFIISATFMALIVIGSIVVLPNPHVVRSFFIQESRLGGFFQYANTFGIYIFGAIVLVIYKNPPTRLRRSLLMIFTMMIALSQSRMTFVVLCVYSLILCFFLPKHRKDIFWMGLGFILSQGILYFLLPEFNVYRSYDLDMNASEFQSRLLYYEDGISMIRQRLRGYGYMGYYYTQRFFQTGATYHVRYIHSSVLQASLDYGILAGGLFIGQLVFFLNKILQSIRQKKIEKAIGFIGITGFFLHSFADFDVQFIAYVIFLYMLVLIIDDNIAIKSFRLQTAARYLIGAWVVILTMAYAYFLIPAIYTYQGEYEKALEAYPYYTKAMTGWIHEGHNQEEDFDAKVQRFVEQNAYYYEGFAFLREYYYNSGDLKKSLFYSYQCKKLAPLWIENYARHLDISYLILHGRYEAGTLSKDDSLFSEIFRLEYELEQLEKERGNSYNIKHKAQFSLTPQMTRRINMTHRLYDAVME, from the coding sequence ATGAATGCTGTCATGCGAATAAACTACAGAATTTGGCTATTAAGCCTTTTTATTCTTCCTTTTATTCAAGGAGGGTATTTTAACTACGCTGTTTTGGGTTTTGGAGTGATACACAGTATTGTGCTTGTGGTTGTGATTGTATCGGGAAAATTCACCTTTCGTATTGATGGTGTGCGCTTATTTGTAATTGGTCTTTTTATATTGAGCTTACTGAACTTCGACTCGGCGATTGATATAGGGATGCAGCCTTTTGGTATATTGCGTAATCTAGTTCCTGTTATGGTGATATTATGTTACGACAGTTTTAAGGCGATAGACGAAAAACAAGTCAATCATCAGGTGGCAACTACGTTTATTATTTCAGCAACGTTCATGGCGCTTATTGTTATAGGAAGTATTGTCGTGTTGCCAAACCCGCATGTAGTACGTAGCTTTTTTATTCAGGAGAGCCGACTAGGCGGTTTTTTTCAATATGCCAATACCTTTGGGATTTATATATTTGGAGCCATTGTCCTTGTCATCTATAAAAATCCACCAACACGTCTTCGCCGTAGTTTGCTTATGATATTCACGATGATGATTGCCCTAAGTCAAAGTCGTATGACCTTTGTTGTCTTATGTGTATATTCGCTTATTCTTTGCTTTTTTTTACCAAAGCATCGAAAAGACATTTTTTGGATGGGACTTGGATTTATATTGAGCCAAGGTATTCTATATTTTTTATTACCTGAATTCAACGTTTATCGTTCATATGACTTGGATATGAATGCAAGCGAATTTCAATCAAGATTACTATATTATGAAGACGGAATAAGTATGATTCGTCAACGACTTCGTGGCTATGGCTACATGGGGTATTATTATACACAACGTTTTTTTCAAACAGGAGCAACCTATCATGTGCGTTACATTCATTCTTCTGTTTTACAGGCAAGTTTAGATTATGGAATTCTTGCAGGGGGACTTTTCATTGGACAGCTCGTATTCTTTCTGAATAAAATACTTCAAAGCATTCGACAAAAGAAAATAGAAAAAGCAATAGGGTTTATAGGAATTACAGGATTTTTCCTACATTCTTTTGCAGATTTTGATGTTCAGTTTATCGCATATGTTATTTTTTTGTATATGTTGGTGCTAATCATTGACGATAATATAGCAATCAAGAGTTTTAGACTGCAGACAGCGGCTAGATATCTCATAGGAGCATGGGTTGTCATCTTAACAATGGCGTATGCATATTTTTTAATTCCTGCTATATATACATATCAAGGTGAGTATGAAAAAGCACTAGAAGCGTATCCGTATTATACGAAGGCGATGACAGGATGGATACATGAGGGACATAACCAAGAAGAGGACTTTGATGCAAAGGTGCAGCGCTTTGTTGAGCAAAATGCCTATTATTATGAAGGATTTGCATTTTTGAGAGAATACTATTATAATAGTGGAGATTTAAAAAAGAGTTTGTTTTATTCATATCAATGCAAAAAATTAGCGCCGTTGTGGATAGAAAACTATGCCAGACACCTTGATATTTCCTATCTTATATTACATGGACGTTATGAAGCCGGGACGCTATCAAAAGACGACAGTTTATTTTCAGAAATATTTAGACTAGAATATGAATTGGAGCAACTAGAAAAAGAACGTGGCAATAGCTATAACATTAAGCATAAAGCTCAGTTTAGCCTAACACCGCAGATGACAAGAAGAATTAACATGACCCATCGTTTATATGATGCGGTTATGGAATAA